Proteins from a single region of Cryptococcus neoformans var. grubii H99 chromosome 5, complete sequence:
- a CDS encoding essential nuclear protein 1 — protein sequence MPRVIRPSKPRHDPLHLELEGDESIRKFGRVTKPGKRKAKEEADDDEPKAEDARMSKKILDLARDQQEEVARELGQDDDWEDEEEAEAEPSRRPRDIAQIPSDDEEEEEFSDGEISGGEEYAELHIDPADHATLDALNRGGTEPMGQDQGEEDGEPKTLADMIFSKMQGGAVSRGVEDEHEGPPDPRKGLNPKVIEVYSKVGFLLSRYKSGPLPKALKILPSLPHWAQLLALTKPTEWTPHATFACTKIFVSNLKPTEVRVFLEGVLLDKCREDMRMNNGKLNVHLYEALKKGLYKPAAFFKGILFPLCETGCSLKEAAIFASVLSKVSVPVLHSAAALLRLASMDYSGPNSLFIRILLDKKYALPYKVVDALVFHFIRLANSPRSKDGEDKLPVLWHQSLLVFVQRYASDLTPDQKDALLDVIRARPHPTISSEVRREIVNSVERGAPRPEDGEDVKMQ from the exons ATGCCCCGAGTAATCAGACCTTCCAAACCACGCCATGATCCCTTAcaccttgagcttgaagggGATGAGTCCATCCGCAAGTTTGGACGTGTAACCAAGCctgggaaaagaaaggcaaaggaggaggccgacgatgatgagccT AAAGCCGAAGATGCCAGGATGTCAAAAAAGATTTTGGATCTTGCAAGAGAccagcaagaagaagttgcTCGAGAGCTTGGACAGGATGATgattgggaagatgaagaggaggcagaGGCTGAACC GTCAAGGCGACCGAGAGACATTGCTCAAATACCTTCcgatgacgaagaggaggaggaattCTCGGATGGCGAGATCTCCGGAGGGGAAGAATACGCTGAATTGCATATCGACCCAGCCGACCATGCTACGCTCGACGCTTTGAACAGGGGCGGCACGGAACCGATGGGACAAGAtcaaggcgaagaagatggagagccAAAGACATTGGCAGACATGATCTTTAGCAAAATGCAGGGAGGGGCGGTAAGCAGAggtgtggaagatgaac ATGAAGGACCACCTGACCCCAGGAAAGGGCTTAATCCTAAAGTTATTGAAGTTTACAGCAAAGTTGGCTTTCTTTTGTCTCGTTACAAGTCAGGCCCCCTTCCCAAAGCTCTCAaaattcttccttcccttccccattGGGCACAACTCCTTGCCCTCACAAAACCGACAGAGTGGACCCCCCATGCCACTTTTGCTTGTACCAAGATCTTCGTCTCTAATTTGAAGCCGACAGAAGTTCGAGTGTTCTTGGAAGGGGTTTTGCTGGACAAATGTAGGGAGGATATGAGAATGAACAATGGGAAGCTGAACGTACACCTTTACGAGGCGCTCAAGAAAGGACTTTACAAACCCGCTGCCTTCTTTAAGGGTATCTTGTTCCCGCTTTGCGAG ACGGGCTGCTCACTGAAAGAAGCCGCCATATTTGCGTCTGTTCTTTCCAAGGTGTCTGTTCCCGTTCTTCATTCCGCAGCGGCCCTTCTCCGCCTTGCATCGATGGATTACTCTGGACCCAATTCGCTTTTCATCCGCATCCTCCTTGACAAAAAGTACGCACTTCCCTACAAAGTAGTGGATGCGTTGGTGTTCCACTTCATCAGATTGGCGAACTCGCCGAGAAGtaaggatggggaggataAGCTGCCGGTCTTGTGGCATCAGAGTTTACTGGTATTTGTGCAACG ATATGCTTCTGATTTAACACCGGACCAGAAGGATGCGTTGCTGGACGTTATTCGTGCTCGACCACACCCCACCATTTCCTCAGAGGTCCGAAGAGAGATCGTGAACAGCGTTGAAAGAGGTGCGCCTAGGCctgaggatggagaggatgtcAAGATGCAGTAA
- a CDS encoding transcription factor binding protein encodes MSHRRRQSTASAATPRSAREHSALKSFRSNSIASATTRMDEDEDSGGPRRNTRHRNPLPPTTGPLFPPLPPKQPKSVHKDGSMSKSPAKAIGDAAESQDDYDEEQGKSGGSIALADDEEMGEDDQVREGNGLPSGSNTSLTPPPTSPAARVDVDVPPSTETASLLHQGLEAEKVQDDTGQLKFINGGDNGGGDNEQPREKQEMDEDDVWETYRRHRAVKGFVRKDDDVKSESSEIDRDGGDHQLGNAVDVNGDKSQDQHQQQHIDVLPDADEPEDSNHPPRTRSKPIPRDMSAISASNGNTPASASGSDANLGRAGSRQGRRRRGEEQLLLDDHLLPAEIRRTALAERAKKEEEEEVEVEEGEGEGEEDMEEGDGPGEQEEDEEGKDITRCVCKREDIDVMMIQCDQCNVWQHGECMGIWGDEEAPDEYFCEECKPERHQALKKWLRSRGRNTSPFIPPTPEVLERLHSARDPYPPTQSKRWTDYSISEPLPPKLPARSHHKKQQQQQQQQQQQQSQRQEMLTGTTEAGDGRRTRGRQSSTREKPPSSASGVGHGGTPSTSSKKDGRRGGRKQSVNGMESENESESSQNVGTGTSLSVRKRSTMNSRDAAYEEAVKAAMEASRKEMAPQEEGDANPETKDVEIKEKDRARAGKRRRNEDEELDEEEKEDEKDRPKKGKRRKEDETESDPTSTGPSKPKHPNQYTYRPKPPSTAGPAASPSRRIGGTPGPTTIPTHHEHGTRRAGALANVPVVFHPLSEEGASQLNWHLPDYLTQFNDVLPSDSPVALEVPAPRVMAYLPKNHFHTQRYGPFSEERDSTGKLVLPADQQDREVVGHPTTQLEPPTRIKFPAKRISSGDVKKRVRAVLEYVSKMQTDEGKRLRRAKTLGIIPVSTAAIRWRERQRKEREREEGAGDDDVAMSEANGEDRPFPPESGLARSQPRSAHLMAELTEMLIGFQEAFSSNDFAAFENGATVGSAPPTPQIPDTSTIPPTPDLRSFHPDRPHDPSAGIISRSAEREVDGTEETTTEEVGAGKGLDVYRAGIVNKVVTINNTERDVVKKVEEITQA; translated from the exons aTGAGCCACCGAAGACGCCAGTCCACAGCATCCGCCGCAACGCCCCGCTCAGCAAGGGAGCACTCCGCACTCAAGTCATTCAGGAGCAACTCCATCGCCAGCGCAACCACCAGGatggacgaagatgaagacagCG GTGGCCCACGTAGGAATACCCGTCACCGAAATCCATTACCACCAACCACAGGtcctctcttcccgccTTTACCACCCAAACAGCCGAAAAGCGTCCACAAAGACGGGTCTATGTCCAAATCACCCGCAAAAGCTATTGGCGATGCCGCCGAATCTCAGGATGACtatgatgaagagcaaggaaagTCGGGCGGATCGATAGCACTGGcggacgacgaagaaatGGGCGAAGACGATCAAGTACGAGAGGGGAATGGCCTGCCCAGCGGCTCAAACACCAGTCTTACACCTCCTCCGACAAGTCCAGCAGCTCGTGTAGACGTCGATGTACCGCCCAGCACTGAAACAGCATCATTGTTACATCAGGGCCTGGAGGCTGAGAAAGTTCAGGACGACACGGGTCAGCTCAAATTCATCAACGGCGGTGATAATGGCGGCGGTGATAATGAACAACCCCGCGAAAAacaagagatggatgaagatgatgtctGGGAAACATATAGACGACATCGTGCAGTGAAAGGTTTTGTTCGCAAGGATGACGACGTCAAGTCAGAGTCTAGCGAAATTGATCGTGATGGCGGAGACCATCAACTGGGTAATGCTGTGGATGTCAACGGGGACAAATCGCAAGATCAGCACCAGCAACAGCACATAGATGTTCTTCCTGATGCCGACGAACCTGAAGACTCCAACCACCCGCCTCGCACCCGCTCGAAACCTATCCCACGTGACATGTCCGCTATCTCCGCCTCAAATGGCAATACTCCTGCTTCTGCATCTGGATCCGATGCCAACCTTGGCCGTGCAGGCTCGCGTcagggaaggaggagaagaggtgagGAGCAGTTACTGCTTGAcgaccatcttctccctgcAGAGATACGGCGCACTGCGCTTGCGGAGCGTGCcaaaaaagaggaagaggaggaggtagaagtggaagaaggggaaggggaaggggaggaagacatggaggagggtgatggACCAGgggaacaagaagaagatgaggaaggaaaggataTCACTCGTTGTGTGTGCAAACGTGAAG ACATTGATGTGATGATGATTCAATGCGATCAATGCAACGTTTGGCAGCATGGAGAATGTATGGGTATATGGGGCGACGAAGAGGCTCCAGACG AATATTTTTGTGAAGAATGTAAACCCGAACGGCATCAGGCTCTGAAAAAATGGCTACGTTCTCGAGGACGTAACAC TTCGCCATTTATCCCACCTACTCCAGAGGTCCTTGAACGTCTTCATTCTGCCAGAGACCCGTATCCTCCGACTCAATCGAAAAGATGGACGGACTATTCTATATCCGAACCTCTGCCGCCGAAATTACCTGCAAGGTCTCACCATAAGaaacaacagcaacaacaacaacagcagcagcaacaacaatcGCAGAGACAAGAAATGTTGACCGGTACGACGGAAGCGGGTGATGGGCGAAggacaagaggaagacaatCATCAACCAGAGAGAAGCCTCCAAGTTCGGCTAGCGGTGTTGGCCACGGAGGTACGCCATCGACTTCCAGCAAAAAAGACGGTAGGAGGGGAGGCCGGAAACAATCAGTGAATGGAATGGAGAGCGAGAACGAATCAGAATCTTCTCAAAACGTAGGGACGGGAACTAGTCTTTCGgtcaggaagaggagcacCATGAACTCGAGGGATGCCGCGTATGAGGAGGCCGTCAAGGCTGCAATGGAGGCAAGCCGGAAGGAGATGGCTCCtcaagaggaaggggacGCCAACCCCGAGACGAAGGACGTAGAGATTAAGGAGAAGGATCGGGCCAGAgctgggaagaggaggaggaacgaggacgaagaattggacgaagaagagaaagaagatgaaaaagatAGGCCCAAGAAGGGAAagcggaggaaggaggatgagactG AATCTGATCCTACATCTACTGGGCCTTCAAAACCCAAACATCCCAATCAATACACTTATCGCCCTAAGCCTCCCTCGACAGCCGGTCCTGctgcttccccttcccgTCGAATAGGTGGTACACCAGGACCCACTACTATCCCCACACATCACGAGCATGGTACACGTCGCGCTGGAGCTTTAGCCAATGTGCCCGTGGTTTTCCATCCCTTGTCAGAGGAAGGCGCCAGTCAGCTGAATTGGCACCTACCTGATTATTTGACACAGTTTAATGACGTGCTACCTAGCGACAGTCCTGTAGCTTTAGAAGTGCCCGCTCCGAGGGTCATGGCGTATTTGCCGAAAAATCATTTTCACACCCAGCGATATGGTCCGTTCTCCGAGGAACGGGACTCAACTGGCAAACTTGTCCTTCCAGCTGATCAACAGGACCGGGAAGTAGTTGGTCATCCCACCACGCAACTCGAGCCTCCAACACGCATCAAATTTCCGGCCAAACGTATTTCATCCGGAGACGTCAAGAAGCGCGTGAGAGCAGTGTTGGAATATGTGAGCAAAATGCAGACAGACGAGGGAAAGAGGTtaagaagggcaaagaCATTGGGTATTATTCCAGTTTCAACGGCGGCCATCAGATGGAGGGAAAGGCAacgaaaggaaagggaacgCGAGGAAGGCGCTGGGGATGACGATGTGGCTATGAGCGAAGCAAACGGGGAGGACCGACCTTTCCCACCAGAGTCGGGACTAGCAAGAAGCCAGCCTCGCTCCGCCCATCTAATGGCGGAGCTCACAGAAATGCTTATTGGATTTCAAGAAGCATTCTCAAGCAATGACTTCGCCGCATTCGAGAATGGTGCCACTGTTGGTTCTGCTCCGCCTACTCCCCAAATACCCGACACGTCAACCATCCCTCCCACGCCGGATCTACGCTCATTTCATCCAGATCGCCCTCATGATCCGTCTGCAGGGATTATATCGCGGTCGGCTGAGCGTGAAGTCGACGGCACAGAAGAGACCACAACGGAGGAAGTAGGTGCAGGTAAGGGATTGGACGTGTACAGAGCGGGGATCGTGAATAAGGTTGTCACAATTAACAACACTGAGCGGGACGTGGTGAAAAAGGTAGAGGAAATCACTCAGGCATGA
- a CDS encoding MATE family multidrug resistance protein produces the protein MSNYPHSSAIASSLSTSPYALQSNLENLISRSRTHPHPHRVAGEHSPPHHNNHLQQPSPSYPHPVEGSDNDLDKSTTGHTLAGHHGPRVGTIQEASFDEPLIFQDDEDSISTDRQRGERTSLLNHDWKRRVSGTSRRSYGTASAPLGAHEGSWQASSVDGLGVGNSRSRSKARTPPRRESEHGRKDRDGDVAQPRGVPAQSSSDEDSTSTRRGRLQGSRPLSHTSSPYSSPTSPFRSKTVRVADESSDEDEGGDLARGLLATSGTGVFAGSGRVGDAGLMDLDPVEELDAEDLELPVGEDGTEVRDRTKAFKAELPIILRSALPVFFTQAAEWSLVLASVVSIGHLGTTDLAASSLASMTASVSCFSILQGLATALDTLLPAAWTSSDPSRVGLWTQRMFIVMGFSMIPMYLLWWNISPILVVLGQDPEVSHRAGVYLRWLSIGIPGYGGNVLVKKYLQAQNLMHVPTYTLFFVAPLNLFMNWLLVWGPEPVRLGFPGGAFATAMSYNLAFAISSIWAIFFGPRDAFHPIRFKYAFSKLGTVTSLGLAGTIMLSSEWWAWEACALAASLLGPTTLAAQSVLLSTASTFFQVPASLGIASAVRVGNLLGAGRDWEAKWASRTCLFLSVTFAMVNSLICIIFRTNWGYLFNNDPEVVALVASVMPYIALFQIADGIAATSGSILRSLGLHTTGALINLTSYYIIGLPFGLWLTFTPTFALGLIGLWLGLSVALGYASVLSAVLVWKANWVRAVERVRERLGLGVHGVVGIDGKWDEGEQAIDERQELS, from the exons ATGTCCAACTACCCTCACTCATCAGCCATCGcatcctccctctccactTCCCCATACG CCCTCCAGTCGAACCTCGAAAACCTCATCTCCAGATCGCGCACCCATCCACACCCGCATCGCGTAGCAGGCGAACACTCCCCACCACACCACAACAACCATCTACAGCAGCCCTCTCCCTCTTATCCGCACCCAGTGGAAGGCTCCGATAATGATCTTGACAAATCTACAACAGGTCATACGCTTGCGGGACATCACGGCCCACGGGTAGGCACCATCCAGGAAGCCTCTTTTGACGAGCCACTCATATTtcaagatgacgaggataGTATCAGCACCGATCGCCAACGAGGGGAACGTACAAGTCTTTTGAACCATGATTGGAAGAGGCGTGTGTCGGGGACATCTAGACGGTCATATGGTACCGCGAGTGCACCTCTGGGAGCGCATGAGGGTTCCTGGCAAGCCTCGTCGGTGGATGGCCTCGGCGTAGGCAACAGCAGGTCAAGGTCTAAAGCCCGCACACCACCTCGCCGTGAAAGCGAACACGGCCGTAAAgacagagatggagatgtcGCCCAACCGCGTGGCGTTCCTGCTCAGTCCTCATCCGACGAAGATTCTACCTCCACTCGCAGGGGCCGTCTTCAAGGTTCACGTCCGCTATCTCACACATCTTCTCCGTACTCCTCTCCCACTTCTCCCTTTCGCAGCAAAACTGTGCGTGTAGCAGACGAGTCATccgacgaggatgaaggaggggatCTTGCTCGAGGGTTACTAGCAACGAGTGGAACGGGCGTTTTCGCAGGCAGTGGTAGGGTAGGAGACGCAGGACTAATGGATTTGGACCCggtggaagagcttgaCGCCGAAGATCTGGAACTGCCGGTGGGGGAGGATGGAACAGAAGTGAGAGATAGGACAAAAGCGTTCAAG GCTGAGCTTCCGATCATCCTGCGCTCTGCTCTGCCAGTCTTTTTCACCCAGGCTGCGGAGTGGTCTCTGGTCCTTGCATCTGTTGTGTCGATAGGGCATTTGGGAACAACTGATCTGGCTGCATCTTC GTTGGCATCAATGACTGCCTCCGTGTCTTGTTTCTCTATTCTACAGGGACTTGCTACGGCTT TGGATACCCTTCTCCCCGCCGCTTGGACATCCTCAGACCCTTCGCGGGTGGGTCTCTGGACTCAACGAAT GTTCATTGTGATGGGGTTCTCTATG ATTCCGATGTATCTCCTGTGGTGGAATATTTCTCCCATCCTTGTTGTTCTAGGACAAG ATCCAGAGGTTTCCCACCGTGCAGGCGTCTATCTCAGATGGCTCTCGATTGGTATCCCAGGATACGGAGGCAACGTACTGGTAAAAAA GTATCTTCAAGCACAAAATCTCATGCATGTCCCGACATATACATTATTTTTTGTTGCGCCTCTCAACCTCTTTATGAACTGGTTGCTG GTCTGGGGTCCAGAGCCAGTTCGTCTTGGTTTCCCTGGCGGAGCGTTTGCTACTGCCATGAGCTACAATCTCGCG TTTGCCATTTCGTCCATATGGGCTATATTCTTCGGGCCTCGCGATGCTTTCCACCCTATACGATTCAAGTATGCCTTCTCTAAACTTGGTACAGTCACCTCTCTAGGTCTGGCAGGAACTATCATG CTTTCTTCTGAGTGGTGGGCATGGGAGGCGTGCGCCCTTGCCGCATCTCTTCTTGGCCCAACAACGCTTGCTGCCCAGtcagttcttctttccactGCCTCGACGTTCTTCCAAGTTCCCGCGAGTCTGGGTATTGCGTCTGCGGTGCGGGTAGGGAACTTGTTGGGAGCGGGGAGAGACTGGGAAGCCAAGTGGGCTAGCAGGACCTGTTTGTTTTTGAGTGTGACATTTGCAATGGTCAACAG CTTGATCTGTATTATATTCAGGACTAATTGGGGTTACTTATTCAATAATGATCCTGAAGTTGTAGCACTCGTGGCTTCCGTTATGCCATATATCGCCCTTTTCCAA ATTGCAGATGGTATAGCAGCAACGTCGGGATCCATTCTTCGTTCACTCGGACTACATACGACCGGCGCTCTGATTAACCTCACGTCATATTATATCATTGGCCTCCCTTTTGGTCTATGGCTTACATTCACGCCCACATTTGCACTCGGCCTGATTGGCCTTTGGCTGGGTCTCAGTGTCGCCCTAGGATACGCGAGCGTGCTCAGCGCAGTGCTTGTCTGGAAGGCGAACTGGGTGAGGGCCGTAGAGAGAGTTAGGGAGAGATTAGGTTTGGGTGTACATGGTGTGGTTGGGATAGATGGCAAATGGGATGAGGGAGAACAGGCTATTGACGAAAGGCAAGAGTTGTCATAA
- a CDS encoding aldo-keto reductase, with amino-acid sequence MSAPTSFKLNTGASIPAVGLGTWQAKAGEVRQAVAHALKAGYRHIDGALCYQNEDEVGLGIKDSGVPRSEIFLTSKVWSSYHDRVEECLDTTLKSLQTDYLDLYLIHWPVRLVPNGTHPLFPTKPDGSRNLDWDWDQAKTWAQMEDVLKKGKAKAIGLSNAGIPIIEHIIKTGKVTPAVNQVELHPYCPQHALLKYCKEKGILLEAYSPLGSTSSPLHEDPDLLAVAKKHNVPTATVLISYQVNRGVVVLPKSVTPARIESNLRTIKLDEEDMNKLDKLAEGGKQTRFTAPPWGSDFGFPDWFGPGNKDAPEGARLLAGKA; translated from the exons ATGTCTGCCCCTACTTCTTTCAAACTCAACACTGGCGCTTCCATTCCCGCTGTCGGTCTCG GCACCTGGCAGGCCAAGGCTGGTGAAGTCCGCCAAGCCGTCGCCCATGCTCTCAAGGCTGGCTATAGGCACATTGATGGTGCTCTTTGCTACCAG AACGAAGACGAAGTGGGTCTTGGCATCAAGGACAGCGGTGTTCCTCGATCGGAAATCTTCTTGACTTCTAAAGT CTGGTCCTCTTACCATGATCGTGTCGAAGAGTGTTTGGATACTACTCTTAAGTCCCTCCAGACCGACTACCTTGACCTCTACCTCATTCACTGGCCTGTGCGTCTTGTACCCAACGGCACTCACCCTCTTTTCCCTACTAAGCCCGATGGCTCTCGAAACCTCGACTGGGACTGGGATCAAGCCAAGACCTGGGCTCAGATGGAGGAtgtgttgaagaagggcaaggccAAGGCCATCGGGTTGTCCAATGCTGGTATTCCCATCATTGAGCACATTATCAAGACTGGCAAAGTAACCCCTGCCGTCAACCAAGTTGAACTTCACCCTTACTGCCCTCAACATGCCCTCTTGAAGTACTGCAAAGAGAAGGGTATTCTCCTTGAGGCTTATTCTCCTCTTGGTTCTACTTCATCCCCCTTGCACGAGGACCCCGATCTCCTCGCTGTGGCCAAAAAGCACAATGTCCCCACTGCCACCGTACTCATCTCCTACCAGGTCAACAGGGGTGTTGTCGTGTTGCCCAAGAGCGTAACCCCTGCCAGAATTGAGAGCAACCTCAGAACCATCAagttggatgaggaagacaTGAACAAACTTGACAAGCTCGCTGAAGGCGGTAAGCAAACCCGGTTCACTGCTCCTCCTTGGGGTTCCGACTTT GGATTCCCTGACTGGTTTGGCCCTGGTAACAAGGATGCACCAGAGGGAGCACGTCTCTTGGCTGGCAAAGCTTAG